One region of Streptomyces capillispiralis genomic DNA includes:
- the cofC gene encoding 2-phospho-L-lactate guanylyltransferase: MQWTLVVPLKPLAQAKSRLSDTADDGLRPGLALAFAQDTVAAALECPAVRDVVVVTNDGLASRELAALGAAIVPDEPRDGLNAAYAHAAAVVNASRRAACVAALNADLPALRPPELARVLDTAAAFPRAFLADAARTGTTLLTAARGRELRPLFGPDSRIRHRTSGAVELSLDAVDSVRQDVDTGDDLRAALALGVGPHTAAVAARMLTTEQ; encoded by the coding sequence GTGCAGTGGACCCTGGTGGTACCCCTGAAGCCGCTGGCCCAGGCCAAGAGCAGGCTCTCGGACACCGCGGACGACGGTCTGCGCCCCGGCCTCGCGCTCGCCTTCGCGCAGGACACGGTGGCCGCCGCGCTGGAATGCCCGGCGGTACGCGATGTGGTGGTCGTCACGAACGACGGCCTGGCCTCCCGTGAGCTGGCCGCATTGGGCGCCGCAATCGTCCCCGACGAGCCGCGCGACGGCCTGAACGCCGCTTACGCGCATGCCGCGGCGGTGGTGAACGCCTCCCGGCGCGCGGCGTGCGTGGCCGCCCTGAACGCCGATCTCCCGGCCCTTCGCCCGCCGGAACTGGCCCGTGTTCTCGATACGGCCGCCGCCTTTCCCCGCGCCTTCCTCGCCGATGCCGCGAGGACCGGCACGACATTGCTGACCGCGGCCCGCGGCCGGGAATTGCGCCCGCTCTTCGGTCCCGATTCCCGCATCCGGCACCGCACGTCCGGTGCCGTGGAACTGTCCCTGGACGCGGTGGATTCCGTACGGCAGGACGTGGACACCGGCGACGACCTGCGGGCGGCGCTGGCGCTGGGGGTGGGCCCCCACACGGCGGCGGTCGCCGCGCGGATGCTGACGACGGAGCAGTAG
- a CDS encoding HU family DNA-binding protein, with translation MNKAQLVEAIADKVGGRQQAAEAVDHVLDAIVRAVVAGERVSVTGFGSFEKVDRPARYARNPQTGERVRVKKTSVPRFRAGQGFKDLVSGSKKLPRGGEVSVKKAPKGSLTGGAAATVKKAAAKKTTAKKAATAKKAATAKKAPAKKATTKTAAAKKATPAKKAPAKTAATAKTTAAKKTTAKKAPAKKATATKAPAKKSTARKTTAKKTTARKK, from the coding sequence GTGAACAAGGCGCAGCTCGTAGAAGCGATTGCCGACAAGGTGGGCGGCCGCCAGCAGGCCGCCGAGGCTGTCGACCACGTACTGGACGCCATCGTCCGCGCGGTCGTCGCGGGTGAGCGGGTCTCGGTCACCGGCTTCGGTTCGTTCGAGAAGGTCGACCGCCCGGCCCGCTACGCCCGCAACCCCCAGACCGGCGAGCGGGTCCGGGTCAAGAAGACCTCCGTGCCGCGCTTCCGTGCCGGCCAGGGCTTCAAGGACCTGGTCAGCGGCTCCAAGAAGCTGCCGCGCGGCGGTGAGGTCTCGGTGAAGAAGGCGCCCAAGGGCAGCCTGACCGGCGGCGCCGCGGCGACGGTGAAGAAGGCCGCCGCCAAGAAGACGACGGCGAAGAAGGCCGCCACCGCGAAGAAGGCCGCCACCGCCAAGAAGGCTCCGGCGAAGAAGGCCACCACCAAGACGGCGGCCGCGAAGAAGGCCACCCCCGCGAAGAAGGCGCCCGCGAAGACCGCGGCGACCGCGAAGACCACGGCGGCGAAGAAGACGACCGCCAAGAAGGCCCCGGCGAAGAAGGCGACGGCCACGAAGGCTCCCGCCAAGAAGTCGACCGCCCGCAAGACCACCGCCAAGAAGACCACCGCCCGCAAGAAGTAA
- the leuD gene encoding 3-isopropylmalate dehydratase small subunit produces MEAFTTHTGRAVPLRRSNVDTDQIIPAHWLKKVTRDGFEDGLFEAWRKDPEFVLNRPERQGATVLVAGPDFGTGSSREHAVWALQNYGFKTVISSRFADIFRGNSLKNGLLTVVLDQRTVDALWELTEADPTAEITVDLETREVRAEGITAAFELDENSRWRLLNGLDDISITLQNEADIAAYEAKRPSFKPRTLTA; encoded by the coding sequence ATGGAAGCATTCACCACCCACACCGGCCGGGCCGTCCCGCTGCGCCGCAGCAACGTCGACACCGACCAGATCATCCCGGCGCACTGGCTCAAGAAGGTGACGCGGGACGGATTCGAGGACGGACTGTTCGAGGCCTGGCGCAAGGACCCGGAGTTCGTGCTCAACCGCCCCGAGCGGCAGGGCGCAACGGTGCTGGTCGCCGGCCCCGACTTCGGCACCGGCTCCTCCCGTGAGCACGCCGTCTGGGCGCTGCAGAACTACGGCTTCAAGACCGTGATCTCCTCCCGCTTCGCCGACATCTTCCGCGGCAACTCGCTGAAGAACGGCCTGCTCACGGTGGTCCTCGACCAGCGGACCGTCGACGCGCTGTGGGAGCTCACCGAGGCCGACCCCACCGCGGAGATCACCGTCGACCTGGAGACCCGCGAGGTGCGCGCCGAGGGGATCACCGCCGCCTTCGAGCTCGACGAGAACTCCCGCTGGCGGCTGCTGAACGGGCTCGACGACATCTCCATCACGCTGCAGAACGAGGCGGACATCGCCGCGTACGAGGCGAAGCGCCCGTCCTTCAAGCCGAGGACGCTCACGGCCTGA
- the leuC gene encoding 3-isopropylmalate dehydratase large subunit, which translates to MGRTLAEKVWDDHVVRRAEGEPDLLFIDLHLLHEVTSPQAFDGLRKNGRPVRRLDLTIATEDHNTPTLDIDKPIADPVSRVQLETLRKNCADFGVRLHPLGDVEQGVVHVVGPQLGLTQPGMTVVCGDSHTSTHGAFGGLAFGIGTSQVEHVLATQTLPMARPKTMAITVNGELPDGVTAKDLILAIIAKIGTGGGQGYVLEYRGEAIEKLSMEARMTICNMSIEAGARAGMIAPDETTFAYLEGRPHAPKGEDWDAAVAYWKTLRSDDDAEFDAEVVIEAAELSPFVTWGTNPGQGAPLSASVPDPASYEDASERLAAEKALEYMGLEAGQALRSIGVDTVFVGSCTNGRIEDLRAAADIIKGRKVADGVRMLVVPGSARVGLQAVSEGLDVVFKEAGAEWRHAGCSMCLGMNPDQLAPGERSASTSNRNFEGRQGKGGRTHLVSPQVAAATAVLGHLASPADLAAADARTPAGV; encoded by the coding sequence ATGGGTAGGACACTCGCGGAGAAGGTCTGGGACGACCACGTCGTCCGGCGCGCCGAGGGCGAGCCCGACCTCCTCTTCATCGATCTGCACCTGCTGCACGAGGTGACCAGCCCGCAGGCCTTCGACGGCCTCCGCAAGAACGGCCGCCCCGTGCGCCGCCTGGACCTCACCATCGCGACCGAGGACCACAACACCCCGACGCTCGACATCGACAAGCCCATCGCCGACCCGGTCTCCCGGGTCCAGCTGGAGACGCTGCGCAAGAACTGCGCCGACTTCGGCGTGCGGCTGCACCCGCTGGGCGACGTCGAGCAGGGCGTCGTCCACGTCGTCGGCCCCCAGCTGGGTCTGACCCAGCCGGGCATGACCGTCGTCTGCGGAGACTCGCACACCTCCACGCACGGCGCCTTCGGCGGTCTGGCCTTCGGCATCGGCACCTCCCAGGTCGAGCACGTGCTCGCCACGCAGACACTGCCGATGGCCCGCCCGAAGACCATGGCGATCACGGTCAACGGCGAACTGCCCGACGGCGTCACGGCCAAGGACCTCATCCTGGCGATCATCGCGAAGATCGGCACCGGCGGCGGCCAGGGCTACGTCCTGGAGTACCGCGGCGAGGCCATCGAGAAGCTCTCGATGGAGGCCCGGATGACCATCTGCAACATGTCGATCGAGGCCGGCGCCCGCGCGGGCATGATCGCCCCCGACGAGACCACCTTCGCCTACCTCGAGGGCCGTCCGCACGCCCCCAAGGGCGAGGACTGGGACGCGGCCGTCGCCTACTGGAAGACGCTCAGGTCCGACGACGACGCCGAGTTCGACGCCGAGGTGGTCATCGAGGCCGCCGAACTGTCGCCGTTCGTCACCTGGGGCACCAACCCCGGCCAGGGCGCTCCGCTTTCGGCGTCCGTCCCCGACCCGGCTTCGTACGAAGACGCCTCGGAGCGGCTCGCCGCCGAAAAGGCCCTGGAGTACATGGGGTTGGAGGCCGGCCAGGCGCTGCGCTCCATCGGCGTGGACACCGTCTTCGTAGGTTCCTGCACCAACGGCCGCATCGAGGACCTGCGGGCCGCCGCGGACATCATCAAGGGCCGCAAAGTCGCCGACGGCGTGCGGATGCTGGTCGTCCCGGGCTCCGCGCGGGTCGGTCTCCAGGCCGTCTCCGAGGGCCTGGACGTGGTCTTCAAGGAGGCCGGCGCCGAGTGGCGGCACGCGGGCTGTTCCATGTGCCTGGGCATGAACCCCGACCAGCTCGCCCCCGGCGAGCGCTCCGCCTCCACCTCCAACCGCAACTTCGAGGGCCGGCAGGGCAAGGGCGGCCGCACCCACCTGGTGTCCCCGCAGGTCGCCGCGGCCACCGCGGTCCTCGGTCACCTGGCCTCCCCGGCCGACCTCGCCGCAGCCGACGCCCGTACGCCCGCTGGAGTCTGA
- the ndgR gene encoding IclR family transcriptional regulator NdgR has product MDNSSGVGVLDKAALVLSALESGPATLAGLVGATGLARPTAHRLAVALEHHRMVARDMQGRFILGPRLAELAAAAGEDRLLATAGPVLTHLRDVTGESAQLYRRQGDMRICVAAAERLSGLRDTVPVGSTLTMKAGSSAQILMAWEEPERLHRGLQGARFTATALSGVRRRGWAQSIGEREPGVASVSAPVRGPSNRVVAAVSVSGPIERLTRHPGRMHAQAVIDAAARLSEALRRS; this is encoded by the coding sequence ATGGACAACAGTAGCGGCGTCGGCGTTCTGGACAAGGCGGCCCTCGTCCTGAGCGCTCTGGAGTCCGGTCCGGCCACCCTCGCGGGGTTGGTCGGGGCGACCGGACTGGCACGACCCACGGCCCACCGCCTGGCCGTGGCGCTGGAGCACCACCGCATGGTGGCGCGCGACATGCAGGGCCGCTTCATTCTCGGCCCCCGCCTGGCCGAGCTGGCCGCGGCGGCCGGCGAGGACCGGCTGCTCGCCACGGCTGGCCCGGTGCTCACCCACCTCCGGGACGTCACCGGGGAGAGCGCCCAGCTCTACCGCCGCCAGGGCGACATGCGCATCTGCGTCGCCGCCGCGGAGCGTCTGTCGGGCCTGCGCGACACCGTGCCGGTGGGCTCCACGCTGACGATGAAGGCCGGCTCCTCGGCGCAGATCCTGATGGCCTGGGAGGAGCCCGAGCGGCTGCACCGCGGCCTCCAGGGCGCCCGCTTCACGGCGACGGCCCTGTCGGGCGTACGGCGTCGCGGTTGGGCCCAGTCGATCGGCGAGCGCGAACCGGGCGTCGCCTCGGTCTCGGCGCCGGTGCGCGGCCCCTCGAACCGGGTGGTGGCCGCCGTCTCGGTCTCCGGCCCCATCGAGCGGCTGACCCGCCACCCGGGCCGTATGCACGCCCAGGCCGTCATCGACGCCGCCGCCCGTCTCTCCGAGGCGCTGCGCCGCTCCTGA
- a CDS encoding HAD family hydrolase → MVIRAVVWDVDDTLFDYTSADREGMRAHLLAEGLLSRYPSVEEALTRWREITEQQWARFSAGEVDFETQRRDRTRVFLERELTDAEAEDWFRRYMVHYESAWALFPDVLPVLDALAAGYRHAVLSNSSLHVQDRKLRVLGLHDRFETILCAAELGVSKPEARAFLAACEALALPPDQVAYVGDHPEIDGRGAAAAGLLSVWIDRGGAYATVEPPVGPRRIASLAELPSLLRADTRFGAPSTFG, encoded by the coding sequence ATGGTCATCCGAGCCGTCGTGTGGGACGTGGACGACACCCTCTTCGACTACACCTCCGCCGACCGCGAGGGCATGCGGGCCCATCTGCTGGCCGAGGGGCTGCTCTCCCGGTACCCCTCCGTCGAGGAGGCGCTCACCCGCTGGCGGGAGATCACCGAGCAGCAGTGGGCGCGGTTCTCCGCGGGCGAGGTGGACTTCGAGACCCAGCGGCGCGACCGCACCCGGGTCTTCCTGGAACGCGAACTGACCGACGCCGAGGCCGAGGACTGGTTCCGGCGCTACATGGTCCACTACGAGTCCGCCTGGGCCCTCTTCCCGGACGTGCTGCCCGTCCTCGACGCCCTCGCCGCCGGCTACCGCCACGCGGTGCTCTCCAACTCCAGCCTCCACGTCCAGGACCGCAAGCTGCGCGTGCTCGGTTTGCACGACCGCTTCGAGACCATCCTGTGCGCCGCCGAACTGGGCGTCTCCAAGCCCGAGGCCCGCGCCTTCCTCGCCGCCTGCGAGGCCCTGGCCCTGCCCCCGGACCAGGTGGCGTACGTCGGGGACCACCCGGAGATCGACGGGCGGGGCGCCGCGGCGGCCGGGCTGCTGTCGGTGTGGATCGACCGCGGCGGCGCGTACGCCACCGTCGAGCCGCCCGTGGGGCCGCGCCGCATCGCCTCCCTCGCCGAACTCCCCTCGCTGCTGCGCGCCGATACTCGTTTTGGAGCCCCGTCCACCTTCGGGTAA